A genomic region of Natronoarchaeum mannanilyticum contains the following coding sequences:
- the tpiA gene encoding triose-phosphate isomerase, giving the protein MFVLVNLKAYPCDPVEVATAAANVADDSGVDVGIAPQAAHLPAVAETGVETWAQHVSPVEHGSHTGSTLAEAVADAGATGTLLNHSENRMKLADIDASLDAADRAELETVVCANNPEQIAAAAALGPDAVAVEPPELIGGDVSVATADPGIVEDAVDAAAAVDESVDVYCGAGISTGDDVVAAEELGADGVLLASGVAKADDPQAALEDLVDPL; this is encoded by the coding sequence ATGTTCGTTCTCGTCAACCTCAAGGCGTACCCGTGCGATCCGGTCGAAGTAGCGACCGCCGCAGCAAACGTCGCGGACGATTCCGGCGTCGACGTCGGCATCGCGCCCCAGGCCGCACACCTTCCGGCCGTCGCTGAGACGGGCGTCGAGACGTGGGCCCAGCACGTCAGCCCCGTCGAGCACGGCAGCCACACCGGCTCGACGCTGGCGGAAGCCGTCGCCGACGCGGGCGCGACCGGGACGCTGCTCAACCACTCGGAGAACCGAATGAAGCTCGCGGACATCGACGCCTCGCTCGACGCCGCCGATCGGGCGGAGCTCGAGACGGTCGTCTGCGCGAACAACCCCGAGCAGATCGCGGCCGCCGCCGCGCTCGGCCCCGACGCCGTCGCGGTCGAGCCGCCGGAGCTGATCGGCGGCGACGTCTCCGTCGCGACCGCGGATCCGGGGATCGTCGAGGACGCCGTCGACGCCGCCGCTGCGGTCGACGAATCGGTCGACGTCTACTGCGGCGCGGGCATCTCGACGGGCGACGACGTCGTCGCCGCCGAGGAGCTGGGCGCCGACGGCGTCCTGCTGGCCAGCGGCGTCGCCAAGGCCGACGATCCTCAGGCGGCGCTCGAGGACCTGGTCGACCCGCTGTAG